A region from the Perca fluviatilis chromosome 16, GENO_Pfluv_1.0, whole genome shotgun sequence genome encodes:
- the LOC120543619 gene encoding uncharacterized protein LOC120543619: MTENIGIKILQWTPQLQWTAQPLRTAQPQRTAQPQRTPQRTAQPLRTPQRTAQHQRTAQHQRTAQPLRTPQRTAQHQRTPQRTAQPLRTPQRTAQHQRTAQPLRTPQRTAQHQRTAQPLRTPQRTAQHQRTPQRTAQHQRTPHSASRSDNRSEAGTRPSKSAYPMSTTKFQRKVFSMLFDLKDQLQQVVAILDPGRSTTTLKKMDSESDLKLFEENIKDVDNNFIYVQQLSRIGVSSVRDCVNKVMNRMMSNALMAKFNMRGGGQLEKKPFKATPLYHVIQDVQQEAQISVAGRQEHRFASLLHRSPLIQMSAEAGISVAAHVSSPDRNTAYASLLLLSPVMFPSSTVRVLPDSL; the protein is encoded by the exons ATGACGGAAAACATCGGTATCAAGATA CTCCAGTGGACGCCTCAGCTCCAGTGGACGGCCCAGCCCCTGAGGACGGCCCAGCCACAGAGGACGGCCCAGCCACAGAGGACGCCCCAGAGGACGGCCCAGCCCCTGAGGACGCCCCAGAGGACGGCCCAGCACCAGAGGACGGCCCAGCACCAGAGGACGGCCCAGCCCCTGAGGACGCCCCAGAGGACGGCCCAGCACCAGAGGACGCCCCAGAGGACGGCCCAGCCCCTGAGGACGCCCCAGAGGACGGCCCAGCACCAGAGGACGGCCCAGCCCCTGAGAACGCCTCAGAGGACGGCCCAGCACCAGAGGACGGCCCAGCCCCTGAGGACGCCCCAGAGGACGGCCCAGCACCAGAGGACGCCCCAGAGGACGGCCCAGCACCAGAGGACGCCCCACT CTGCATCGAGGAGTGACAACAGAAGTGAGG cTGGCACCAGACCTTCAAAGAGCGCCTACCCCATGTCAACCACAA AATTTCAAAGGAAGGTGTTTTCGATGTTGTTTGATTTAAAAGATCAACTTCAGCAAGTAGTCGCCATTCTGGACCCTGGCAGGTCTACAACGACTCTTAAGAAAATGGATTCTGAGAGTGACCTAAAACTctttgaagaaaatattaaagaTGTTGATAACAATTTTATCTAC GTCCAGCAACTGTCCAGAATTGGTGTATCTTCCGTCAGAGACTGTGTTAACAAAGTTATGAACAG AATGATGTCAAACGCTTTAATGGCGAAATTTAATATGAGGGGTGGTGGCCAGCTTGAGAAGAAGCCTTTTAAAGCCACACCTTTATATCATGTAATTCAAG ATGTCCAGCAGGAGGCGCAGATTTCCGTGGCCGGCCGACAGGAACACAGATTCGCCTCGTTGCTGCACCGGTCCCCACTAATCCAGATGTCAGCAGAGGCGGGGATTTCCGTGGCGGCACACGTCTCTTCCCCGGACAGGAACACAGCTTACGCCtcgttgctgctgctgtccccgGTCATGTTtccgtcgtccacagtccgagtcctcCCAGACTCCCTTTaa